The Alteripontixanthobacter sp. genome has a window encoding:
- a CDS encoding heme exporter protein CcmB — MIGHLLRRDLAMLLPGGRRARAGGGTFLPLLFFLAIAMLFPFAVGPDAPLLARTGGGVIWVAALLASILPLDRLVAPDMEAGVFDQLALRGVSEELAMAVRIVAHWLSFAPLLLLATLPAAALLNLDAPTVRLLLLGLLAGTPGLAAIGVAIAAMTAGLRAGAALSGLLLIPLAVPILIFGAGSLARENLGGVALAGALSLLLVALAPFAAGAAIRAAREG; from the coding sequence ATGATCGGGCACTTGCTGAGGCGCGATCTGGCGATGCTGCTGCCCGGCGGCCGCAGAGCGAGGGCTGGCGGCGGAACCTTCCTGCCGCTGCTGTTCTTCCTCGCCATCGCGATGCTGTTTCCCTTCGCCGTCGGGCCGGATGCACCGCTGCTGGCGCGCACTGGCGGCGGCGTGATCTGGGTTGCAGCCTTGCTCGCCAGCATCCTGCCGCTGGACCGGCTGGTGGCGCCGGATATGGAGGCGGGCGTGTTCGATCAGCTGGCCCTGCGCGGCGTGTCGGAGGAGTTGGCCATGGCGGTACGGATCGTGGCCCATTGGCTCAGCTTCGCCCCGCTGTTGCTGCTCGCCACCCTTCCCGCTGCCGCCCTACTCAACCTCGACGCGCCGACGGTGCGCCTGCTGCTGCTCGGCCTGCTGGCGGGCACACCGGGGCTGGCAGCTATCGGAGTGGCGATTGCCGCCATGACCGCAGGGCTACGTGCGGGGGCAGCGCTTTCTGGGCTGCTGCTGATACCGCTGGCCGTGCCGATCCTGATCTTCGGCGCAGGCTCGCTCGCCCGGGAAAATCTAGGCGGTGTAGCGTTGGCTGGAGCGCTGTCGCTGCTTCTGGTGGCGCTCGCACCGTTTGCGGCCGGGGCTGCAATCAGAGCTGCGCGGGAGGGGTAG
- a CDS encoding DUF4163 domain-containing protein, whose translation MQSRMFLIAALLGPAACSSPEEMEQAVALEGGGQSASANSASASASVGGNSSSASASSSAGAAAHSEATDLYEFEYSWPAAVAIPGLRQELQSRMNSTKSSLIADAREGREAAQDSDFPYRPHSASWEWQVAADTPRFLSLTAEVASFGGGAHGNYGKDVLLWDRQRDTALASLDLFASPAALNRAIAPRFCAELDRQRAQRRGMAVNKATPFGQCPPVEDLEVILGSADGEAFDRIGLYAAPYVAGAYAEGDYEITLPLNAAIMAAVKPQYRGAFSAR comes from the coding sequence ATGCAAAGCCGTATGTTCCTGATTGCCGCCTTGCTAGGCCCTGCCGCCTGCTCCTCGCCCGAGGAGATGGAGCAAGCGGTCGCGCTGGAGGGTGGTGGGCAATCCGCGAGCGCCAATTCGGCGAGCGCGTCGGCATCCGTCGGCGGAAACAGCTCCTCCGCGTCGGCCAGTTCCTCGGCCGGAGCGGCGGCGCATTCCGAAGCGACCGACCTGTATGAATTCGAATATTCCTGGCCTGCCGCTGTCGCCATTCCCGGCCTGCGCCAGGAACTGCAATCGCGTATGAACAGCACCAAGAGCAGTCTGATCGCCGATGCGCGCGAAGGGCGCGAAGCGGCGCAGGACAGCGATTTTCCATACCGCCCGCATTCGGCCTCTTGGGAATGGCAAGTGGCCGCCGATACGCCGCGCTTCCTCTCGCTCACCGCCGAGGTCGCTTCGTTTGGCGGCGGGGCGCATGGCAATTACGGCAAGGATGTTTTGCTGTGGGATCGGCAGCGCGATACAGCGCTCGCCTCGCTGGACCTGTTCGCATCACCCGCCGCGCTCAACCGCGCGATCGCGCCGCGTTTCTGTGCCGAGCTGGACCGCCAGCGGGCGCAGCGGCGCGGCATGGCGGTGAACAAGGCCACGCCGTTCGGCCAATGTCCGCCGGTGGAAGATCTGGAAGTGATCCTGGGCTCCGCCGATGGAGAGGCATTCGACCGGATCGGCCTCTACGCCGCGCCCTATGTTGCAGGCGCTTATGCGGAAGGGGATTACGAGATAACCCTGCCGCTGAATGCAGCGATCATGGCAGCGGTAAAACCGCAATATCGCGGGGCGTTCTCGGCCCGGTGA
- a CDS encoding leucyl aminopeptidase family protein, with protein MSLHKDLIAPDRGQDAIAIHLVNQDGYADWAKSLTGGQRAALDAQKFDGSGYQVGIVPDGEGWFAVGGVANPADLSSWCMAKLAESLPEGTYRLKDREPGPALHGWQTGQYRFDRYVQEDQPTGPRVLLTQKAGRIEEAQAIAQAECLVRDLVNTPAEDMGPAALEEQCERLAKRFDAKLEVTRGDTLESEYPMVHAVGRAATRKHAPRHLHLTWSPSGGKQDHPVLAIVGKGVCFDSGGLDVKSAAGMKLMKKDMGGAAHAIALAELIMQAGLKVQLHLLVPAVENAIAGNAFRPGDVLSSRKGLTVEIGNTDAEGRLILGDALTRASEEEPDLIIDFATLTGAARVALGPNYPALMARRDETADALIAAGRAHDDEPWRLPLPAIYGEWLKSDIADTNNAHGNAFAGASVAGLFLDKFVGEDLDWAHFDTFAWNPFPRPGRPKGGAAYGLRAAYQMIRTRFAED; from the coding sequence ATGAGCTTGCACAAAGATTTGATAGCGCCCGATCGCGGGCAGGATGCCATTGCCATTCACCTGGTGAACCAGGATGGATATGCCGATTGGGCAAAGTCGCTGACAGGCGGGCAGCGCGCGGCGCTCGACGCGCAGAAATTCGATGGGTCGGGCTATCAGGTCGGCATCGTGCCCGATGGCGAAGGCTGGTTCGCGGTTGGCGGCGTTGCCAATCCAGCCGACCTGTCCAGCTGGTGCATGGCCAAGCTGGCGGAAAGCCTGCCAGAAGGAACTTACCGGCTGAAGGACCGCGAGCCCGGCCCGGCATTACATGGCTGGCAGACCGGGCAATACCGGTTCGACCGCTACGTACAGGAAGACCAGCCCACCGGGCCGCGCGTGCTCCTGACGCAAAAGGCCGGACGGATCGAGGAGGCGCAGGCAATCGCGCAGGCCGAATGCTTGGTCCGCGATCTGGTCAACACGCCTGCCGAGGATATGGGCCCGGCTGCGCTGGAGGAGCAATGCGAACGCCTTGCCAAACGCTTCGATGCGAAGCTGGAGGTAACGCGCGGAGATACCCTGGAAAGCGAATATCCGATGGTTCACGCGGTCGGCCGCGCCGCCACGCGCAAACATGCGCCGCGCCATCTGCATCTCACCTGGTCGCCATCGGGGGGCAAGCAGGACCATCCGGTGCTGGCGATCGTCGGCAAGGGCGTGTGTTTCGATTCGGGCGGACTGGATGTGAAATCGGCCGCCGGGATGAAGCTGATGAAAAAGGATATGGGCGGCGCTGCCCATGCCATCGCCTTGGCCGAACTGATCATGCAGGCCGGGCTGAAGGTGCAGCTACATCTGCTCGTCCCGGCGGTGGAGAACGCGATTGCGGGCAATGCCTTCCGTCCGGGCGATGTGCTGTCGAGCCGCAAGGGACTCACCGTTGAAATCGGCAATACCGATGCCGAGGGACGCCTGATCCTGGGCGATGCACTGACCCGCGCGAGCGAGGAGGAGCCCGATCTGATCATCGATTTCGCCACGCTGACCGGCGCGGCGCGCGTGGCGCTGGGGCCGAACTACCCCGCGCTGATGGCGCGCCGTGACGAAACCGCCGATGCGCTGATCGCAGCCGGCCGGGCGCATGATGACGAGCCGTGGCGCCTGCCGCTGCCCGCCATCTATGGCGAATGGCTGAAATCGGACATTGCCGATACCAACAACGCGCATGGCAATGCCTTTGCCGGGGCAAGCGTGGCGGGATTGTTCCTCGACAAATTCGTGGGCGAGGATCTGGATTGGGCACATTTCGATACGTTCGCCTGGAACCCCTTCCCCAGGCCGGGCCGCCCGAAAGGCGGCGCAGCCTACGGTCTGCGCGCGGCCTATCAGATGATCCGCACGCGCTTCGCTGAGGATTGA
- the map gene encoding type I methionyl aminopeptidase — protein sequence MNEYQQISADDTVIRDGTIKIHDAAGFDGMRRAGRLAASILDEMTTRVQPGVTTGELDDVVRQMMLDGGSVPATLGYRGYTHSCCISVNHVVCHGIPSDKPLRDGDIVNIDVTPLLDGWHGDTSRMYLVGDVPLKARRLVDVTYECLMLGIEAAQPGARLGDIGAAIEAHARKHRYGVVRDFCGHGLGRLFHDAPEVVHAANAGTGPELVPGMFFTIEPMINGGRPHVKLLRDGWTAVTRDKTLSAQFEHSIGITETGNEIFTASEKGLHQPPY from the coding sequence ATGAACGAATATCAGCAGATTTCCGCCGACGACACCGTGATCCGTGATGGCACGATCAAGATCCACGATGCGGCAGGCTTCGATGGGATGCGCCGCGCGGGCAGGCTGGCCGCAAGTATCCTCGATGAAATGACCACGCGGGTGCAGCCCGGCGTGACCACGGGCGAGCTGGACGATGTGGTTCGCCAGATGATGCTGGATGGCGGATCGGTCCCGGCCACGCTCGGCTATCGCGGCTATACGCATAGCTGCTGCATCTCGGTCAATCACGTCGTGTGCCACGGCATCCCCAGCGACAAGCCGCTGCGCGATGGCGATATAGTGAATATCGATGTCACCCCGCTGCTAGATGGCTGGCATGGCGATACCAGCCGGATGTATCTGGTGGGCGATGTGCCGCTCAAGGCCCGGCGGCTGGTCGATGTGACCTATGAATGCCTGATGCTGGGGATCGAGGCGGCGCAGCCCGGCGCGCGGCTGGGCGATATCGGCGCGGCGATCGAGGCTCATGCCAGGAAGCACCGCTACGGCGTGGTGCGCGATTTCTGCGGCCACGGGCTGGGGCGGCTGTTCCACGATGCGCCCGAAGTAGTCCACGCGGCCAATGCCGGCACCGGTCCGGAATTGGTGCCGGGCATGTTCTTCACCATCGAACCGATGATCAATGGCGGCCGCCCGCACGTAAAACTGCTCCGCGACGGCTGGACGGCCGTTACGCGCGACAAGACGCTCTCGGCGCAATTCGAACACTCGATCGGGATTACCGAGACCGGCAACGAGATTTTCACCGCGAGCGAAAAGGGGCTGCATCAGCCGCCTTATTGA
- a CDS encoding SDR family oxidoreductase, whose product MSGETKKAIFISGGGSGIGRAIAQKFAAEGWFVGLGDIDAAGMAETERLIGNGFTFSHRLDVRDREAWDVALGSFAMAAGGRIDVLANNAGIPIGGSLSENSVDEIERCLDINLKGVLFGAQAVLPFLQKTAPGSCLLNTASAAGIYGTGGASVYSATKFGVRGITESLDAEWAEFGITVADLCPSFIDTPLLEHNPNAKTNESVRSRVQEAGLEITPVEEVAEAAWKAVHGKDLHYVVGKTAKKINFARRWMPATVRKQARGMSRPLGR is encoded by the coding sequence ATGTCCGGCGAGACAAAGAAGGCAATTTTCATCAGCGGCGGCGGGTCCGGTATCGGGCGGGCCATCGCTCAGAAATTCGCCGCCGAAGGATGGTTCGTCGGATTGGGGGACATCGACGCAGCCGGCATGGCCGAGACCGAGAGGCTGATCGGCAATGGCTTCACGTTCTCGCACAGGCTGGATGTGCGCGACCGCGAGGCGTGGGACGTGGCGCTCGGCTCCTTCGCCATGGCCGCCGGGGGGCGGATCGATGTGCTGGCCAACAATGCGGGCATCCCCATCGGTGGCTCGCTCTCCGAAAACAGCGTGGACGAGATCGAACGCTGTCTGGATATCAATCTGAAAGGGGTGCTGTTCGGCGCACAGGCGGTGCTGCCCTTCCTGCAGAAAACCGCGCCCGGATCCTGCCTGCTCAACACCGCCAGCGCGGCGGGAATCTATGGGACCGGGGGCGCGAGCGTCTATTCCGCGACCAAGTTCGGCGTGCGCGGCATCACCGAATCGCTCGATGCGGAATGGGCCGAATTCGGGATCACCGTGGCCGATCTGTGCCCCAGTTTCATCGATACGCCGCTGCTGGAACATAATCCCAATGCCAAGACCAACGAGTCGGTCCGCTCGCGCGTGCAGGAAGCGGGGCTGGAGATTACGCCGGTAGAGGAAGTGGCCGAAGCCGCGTGGAAAGCGGTCCACGGCAAGGATTTGCATTACGTCGTCGGCAAGACCGCGAAGAAGATCAACTTCGCCCGCCGCTGGATGCCCGCGACCGTTCGCAAGCAGGCGCGCGGCATGTCGCGCCCGCTGGGGCGATAG
- the ccmA gene encoding heme ABC exporter ATP-binding protein CcmA, whose translation MQACRLAVTNLSCRRGERLLFRGLSLAMEPGEALHIAGPNGIGKSSLLRILAGLLRPYSGTLEREGALGLMDERPALDGAMPLERALAFWADIDRAGDLEQIMEALDLTDLADVPVRFLSTGQRKRAAMARLIAQSAPIWLLDEPLSGLDEASRGRVDGLVGNHLAGGGIAVIASHQPFASAPMRTVHLAEFAR comes from the coding sequence ATGCAAGCCTGCCGCCTCGCAGTTACGAATTTGTCATGCAGACGCGGTGAGCGGCTGCTGTTTCGCGGATTGTCACTGGCGATGGAACCGGGCGAGGCGCTTCATATTGCCGGGCCGAACGGTATCGGCAAATCGAGCCTTTTGCGTATCTTGGCAGGGCTACTGCGCCCCTATTCCGGCACGCTGGAGCGCGAGGGAGCACTTGGCCTGATGGACGAACGCCCGGCGCTGGACGGGGCGATGCCGCTGGAACGGGCACTTGCCTTCTGGGCGGATATCGACCGGGCGGGCGATCTTGAGCAGATCATGGAAGCGCTGGACCTGACCGATCTGGCCGATGTGCCGGTGCGCTTCCTTTCCACCGGACAGCGCAAGCGGGCCGCGATGGCACGTCTGATCGCCCAATCAGCTCCCATCTGGCTGCTGGACGAACCGCTTAGCGGACTGGACGAGGCATCGCGCGGGCGCGTCGATGGGCTGGTCGGCAATCACCTGGCGGGCGGCGGTATTGCCGTGATCGCATCGCACCAGCCCTTCGCCAGTGCGCCGATGCGCACCGTCCACCTGGCGGAGTTCGCGCGATGA
- a CDS encoding 4a-hydroxytetrahydrobiopterin dehydratase, producing MRAMVAELTQEERTSWLAALKHWSLARDGDAIERAFEFADFSEAFAFMTRVAMIAETLDHHPEWSNVYNKVNVTLTTHDAGGLSQRDTKMAKAIDELL from the coding sequence ATGCGGGCAATGGTCGCCGAACTGACGCAGGAAGAACGCACGAGCTGGCTGGCCGCGCTCAAGCACTGGTCGCTGGCCCGCGACGGCGATGCGATCGAGCGCGCTTTCGAATTCGCCGATTTCAGCGAAGCGTTCGCGTTCATGACGCGCGTGGCGATGATTGCCGAAACGCTGGACCACCACCCGGAATGGTCCAACGTTTACAACAAGGTAAATGTCACGCTAACAACCCATGATGCCGGCGGACTGAGCCAGCGCGACACCAAGATGGCCAAGGCTATCGACGAGCTGCTTTAG
- the glnA gene encoding type I glutamate--ammonia ligase, whose protein sequence is MSTAKDILKKIEEHDVEWVDLRFTDPKGKWQHLTMVANILGEDELEDGLMFDGSSIAGWKEINESDMILKPDLERSYLDPFSATPMMILFCDVVEPSTGELYSRDPRSTAKRAEAFVKSAGVGDTIYVGMEAEFFMFDDVRFEDGYAGSGFAIDDIELPTNSGKEYEAGNMAHRPRAKGGYFPVAPVDSAVDIRGEMVATMIEMGLPCDKHHHEVAAAQHELGVTFATLVETADNLQIYKYVVHQVAHAYGKTATFMPKPIKDDNGSGMHTHMSIWDGDKPTFAGNEYAGLSENCLYYIGGVIKHAKALNAFTNPTTNSYKRLVPGFEAPVLLAYSARNRSASCRIPYGAGDKAKRVEFRFPDAMANPYLAYSALLMAGLDGIQNKIHPGEAMDKNLYDLPPAELADVPTVCGSLREALLALRDDHEFLLQGDVFSKDQIDAYMELKWEEVLRVETTPNATEYDLYYSA, encoded by the coding sequence ATGTCCACCGCAAAAGATATCCTGAAAAAAATCGAAGAACACGATGTGGAATGGGTGGACCTGCGCTTCACCGATCCCAAAGGCAAGTGGCAGCACCTCACCATGGTCGCCAACATTTTGGGTGAAGACGAGCTGGAAGACGGCCTGATGTTCGACGGTTCCTCCATCGCCGGGTGGAAGGAAATCAACGAATCGGACATGATCCTGAAGCCGGACCTCGAACGCTCCTACCTCGATCCGTTCAGCGCCACGCCGATGATGATCCTGTTCTGCGACGTGGTCGAACCCTCCACCGGGGAGCTCTATTCACGCGATCCCCGTTCCACCGCCAAGCGCGCCGAAGCCTTCGTGAAAAGCGCCGGCGTGGGCGACACGATCTATGTCGGCATGGAAGCGGAATTCTTCATGTTCGACGATGTTCGTTTCGAGGACGGCTATGCCGGTTCGGGTTTCGCGATCGACGATATCGAACTGCCGACCAATTCAGGCAAGGAATACGAGGCGGGCAACATGGCCCACCGTCCGCGGGCCAAGGGCGGTTACTTCCCCGTCGCGCCGGTCGATAGCGCCGTCGATATTCGCGGCGAAATGGTCGCCACGATGATCGAGATGGGCCTGCCCTGCGACAAGCATCACCACGAAGTCGCCGCCGCGCAGCACGAGCTGGGCGTGACCTTCGCCACGCTGGTGGAAACCGCCGACAATTTGCAGATCTACAAGTATGTCGTGCACCAGGTTGCCCATGCCTATGGCAAGACGGCCACTTTCATGCCCAAGCCGATCAAGGATGATAACGGTTCCGGCATGCACACCCACATGTCGATCTGGGATGGCGACAAGCCGACCTTCGCAGGCAACGAATATGCGGGCCTCAGCGAGAACTGCCTGTATTACATTGGCGGCGTGATCAAACATGCCAAGGCGCTGAATGCCTTCACCAACCCGACCACCAACAGCTACAAACGTCTGGTTCCGGGCTTCGAGGCGCCTGTGCTGCTGGCCTATTCGGCGCGCAACCGTTCGGCATCGTGCCGCATTCCCTATGGCGCAGGCGACAAGGCAAAGCGTGTGGAATTCCGCTTCCCCGACGCGATGGCCAATCCCTACCTCGCCTATTCGGCATTGCTGATGGCCGGGCTGGACGGGATTCAGAACAAGATTCACCCGGGCGAGGCGATGGACAAGAACCTCTACGACCTGCCGCCGGCCGAACTGGCCGACGTGCCGACAGTGTGCGGATCCTTGCGCGAGGCACTGCTGGCGCTGCGCGACGATCACGAGTTCCTGCTGCAGGGCGACGTGTTCTCCAAGGACCAGATCGACGCCTATATGGAACTGAAGTGGGAAGAAGTGCTGCGGGTGGAAACCACCCCCAACGCTACGGAATACGATCTGTATTACAGCGCCTGA
- the argC gene encoding N-acetyl-gamma-glutamyl-phosphate reductase has translation MAHSVFIDGAAGTTGLEIHERLAGRAEFELLTLPEDRRKDDAARREALNEADFAILCLPDDAARDAVAMIDPASGTRLIDASSAHRVADGWTYGFPELVGREQVANAARVSNPGCYPTGFLALVAPLVHGGMLPADWPFTINAVSGYSGGGKALIERFRSDPNLALRCYALDLAHKHRAEMQLHAGLKHGVIFAPSVVRAYRGMLVEVPLHLGAIDPQLSAEDLLGALRDHYAGSSIVTVWGDRDMGELLLGENEPPTDAMQLHVFGNAEGYHARLIARLDNLGKGAGGAAVQNLNLMAGLPETEGLRLPA, from the coding sequence ATGGCGCATAGCGTATTCATCGATGGAGCCGCCGGCACGACCGGGCTGGAAATTCACGAACGGCTGGCGGGCCGCGCCGAATTCGAACTGCTCACCCTGCCCGAAGACAGGCGCAAGGACGATGCCGCCCGGCGCGAGGCGCTGAACGAAGCGGATTTCGCCATCCTATGCCTGCCCGACGACGCTGCACGAGATGCGGTGGCGATGATCGATCCGGCCAGCGGGACCCGCTTGATCGACGCATCCAGCGCGCACCGCGTGGCGGATGGCTGGACCTATGGCTTTCCCGAACTGGTCGGGCGCGAGCAAGTGGCAAATGCCGCGCGGGTCAGCAATCCGGGCTGCTATCCGACCGGTTTCCTCGCCCTGGTCGCACCGCTGGTTCACGGCGGGATGCTGCCTGCCGACTGGCCCTTCACCATCAATGCCGTGTCGGGATATTCGGGCGGCGGCAAGGCGCTGATCGAGCGGTTTCGCAGCGATCCCAATCTGGCCTTGCGCTGCTACGCGCTGGATCTGGCGCATAAGCACCGTGCGGAAATGCAGCTTCATGCCGGGCTGAAGCACGGCGTCATTTTCGCCCCATCGGTGGTGCGCGCCTATCGCGGCATGTTGGTGGAGGTGCCCCTGCATCTCGGCGCGATCGATCCGCAGCTCAGCGCCGAGGATTTGCTCGGCGCATTGCGCGATCATTATGCCGGGTCTTCCATCGTCACCGTTTGGGGCGACCGTGATATGGGCGAACTGCTGCTCGGCGAGAACGAGCCGCCGACCGACGCCATGCAGCTTCACGTCTTCGGCAATGCAGAAGGCTATCACGCACGGCTGATCGCCCGGCTTGATAATCTGGGCAAAGGCGCCGGCGGCGCTGCGGTGCAGAACCTCAACCTGATGGCCGGCCTGCCCGAGACCGAAGGCCTGCGGCTACCTGCCTAA
- a CDS encoding P-II family nitrogen regulator, which translates to MKKIEAIIKPFKLDEVKEALHEIGVSGITVTEAKGFGRQKGHTELYRGAEYVVDFLPKVKLEVVVPEAIAERVIEAVAAAAQTGRIGDGKIFVTNIESALRIRTGEKDDDAI; encoded by the coding sequence ATGAAAAAGATCGAAGCGATCATCAAACCCTTTAAACTGGACGAGGTGAAGGAGGCGCTGCACGAAATCGGCGTGTCGGGCATCACCGTGACCGAAGCCAAGGGCTTCGGCCGCCAGAAAGGCCACACCGAATTGTATCGCGGCGCCGAATATGTCGTCGATTTCCTGCCCAAGGTGAAGCTGGAAGTCGTCGTGCCCGAAGCCATTGCCGAACGCGTGATCGAGGCGGTTGCCGCCGCTGCACAGACCGGGCGGATCGGCGACGGCAAGATCTTCGTCACCAATATCGAAAGCGCCCTGCGCATCCGTACCGGTGAAAAGGATGACGACGCGATCTAG
- a CDS encoding lysozyme, whose protein sequence is MDRKRIFDAVRHLLGRGFSRGEISTLDRAIDCASGDGEACEDNGGEDSAPRAIGPRGIALIKQFEGCARLRTDGLVEAYPDPASGGDPWTIGWGATGAGIGPGTVWSGTECDTRLERDLIRYAGDVARAVGDAPTTQAQFDALTSFHYNTGAIARATLTRRHCEGNHGAAAAEFARWNRAAGRVLKGLTRRRAAEAALYRQTGPDQ, encoded by the coding sequence ATGGACAGGAAACGGATTTTCGATGCGGTACGGCATTTGCTGGGCCGCGGCTTCTCACGCGGCGAGATAAGCACACTCGACCGGGCCATCGATTGCGCAAGCGGTGATGGCGAAGCGTGCGAGGATAATGGCGGCGAAGATAGCGCACCGCGCGCCATCGGTCCGCGCGGCATCGCCCTGATCAAGCAATTCGAAGGCTGCGCCCGGCTGCGCACCGATGGACTGGTGGAAGCCTATCCCGACCCGGCCAGCGGCGGCGATCCGTGGACGATCGGCTGGGGGGCGACCGGTGCGGGGATCGGGCCGGGCACCGTTTGGTCTGGCACAGAATGCGACACAAGGCTGGAGCGCGACCTGATACGCTATGCCGGCGACGTTGCGCGGGCTGTGGGCGATGCGCCGACGACGCAGGCGCAATTCGATGCGCTGACGAGCTTTCATTACAATACCGGCGCGATTGCGCGCGCCACGCTGACCCGCCGACACTGCGAGGGCAATCACGGCGCAGCAGCGGCGGAATTCGCCCGCTGGAACCGAGCGGCGGGGCGCGTACTGAAAGGCTTGACCCGGCGCCGGGCGGCAGAAGCCGCGCTGTACCGGCAAACCGGCCCCGATCAGTAA